One Bos taurus isolate L1 Dominette 01449 registration number 42190680 breed Hereford chromosome 16, ARS-UCD2.0, whole genome shotgun sequence DNA window includes the following coding sequences:
- the ABL2 gene encoding tyrosine-protein kinase ABL2 isoform X6, giving the protein MGQQVGRVGEAPGLQQSQPRGIRGSSAARPSGRRRDLVGRTAEAGFNIFTQHEALHRPYGCDVEPQALNEAIRWSSKENLLGATESDPNLFVALYDFVASGDNTLSITKGEKLRVLGYNQNGEWSEVRSKNGQGWVPSNYITPVNSLEKHSWYHGPVSRSAAEYLLSSLINGSFLVRESESSPGQLSISLRYEGRVYHYRINTTTDGKVYVTAESRFSTLAELVHHHSTVADGLVTTLHYPAPKCNKPTVYGVSPIHDKWEMERTDITMKHKLGGGQYGEVYVGVWKKYSLTVAVKTLKEDTMEVEEFLKEAAVMKEIKHPNLVQLLGVCTLEPPFYIVTEYMPYGNLLDYLRECNREEVTAVVLLYMATQISSAMEYLEKKNFIHRDLAARNCLVGENHVVKVADFGLSRLMTGDTYTAHAGAKFPIKWTAPESLAYNTFSIKSDVWAFGVLLWEIATYGMSPYPGIDLSQVYDLLEKGYRMEQPEGCPPKVYELMRACWKWSPADRPSFAETHQAFETMFHDSSISEEVAEELGRAAAASSVVPYLPRLPLLPSKTRTLKKQGENKENIEGAQDATEDSASSSAPGFIRSAQAPSGSPALPRKQRDKSPSSLLEDAKETCFTRDRKGGFFSSFMKKRNAPTPPKRSSSFREMENQPHKKYELTGLPEQDRMAMTLPRNCQRSKLQLERTVSTSSQPEENVDRANDTLPKKSEEGAAPTRERPKAKLLPRGGTALPLRTPSGDPATTEKDSPGLGVAGVAAAPKSKERNGGARLGMAGVPEDGEQTGWASPAKTAAVLPTTHNHKVPVLISPTLKHTPADVQLIGTDSQGNKFKLLSEHQVTSSGDKDRPRRVKPKCAPPPPPVMRLLQHPSVCSDSTEEPAAPTAVQPKSETQEGGKKAAPGAVPTSGKAGRPVMPPPQVPLPTSSGSPAKMANGTAGTKVALRKTKQAAEKISADKISKEALLECADLLSSAITEPVPNSQLVDTGHQLLDYCSGYVDCIPQTRNKFAFREAVSKLELSLQELQVSSAAAGVPGANPVLNNLLSCVQEISDVVQR; this is encoded by the exons AAGCCTTGCATCGCCCCTACGGTTGTGATGTTGAACCCCAGGCCCTGAACGAAGCCATCAGGTGGAGCTCCAAGGAGAACCTGCTTGGAGCCACCGAGAGTGACCCTAATCTCTTTGTTGCACTTTATGATTTTGTAGCAAGTGGTGATAACACACTCAGCATCACTAAAG GTGAAAAGCTCCGAGTCCTTGGTTACAACCAGAATGGAGAGTGGAGCGAAGTTCGCTCTAAGAATGGCCAAGGCTGGGTGCCAAGCAACTACATCACCCCTGTGAACAGCCTGGAAAAACATTCCTGGTATCATGGACCTGTGTCTCGCAGTGCAGCAGAGTACCTACTCAGCAGTCTGATCAATGGCAGCTTCCTGGTGCGAGAGAGTGAGAGCAGCCCCGGGCAGCTGTCAATCTCGCTCAGGTACGAGGGGCGTGTGTATCACTACAGGATCAATACCACCACAGATGGCAAG GTATACGTAACTGCTGAGAGCCGCTTCAGCACCTTGGCCGAGCTTGTTCACCATCACTCCACGGTGGCTGATGGGCTGGTGACAACCCTACACTATCCAGCACCCAAGTGTAATAAGCCTACAGTCTACGGTGTGTCCCCCATCCACGACAAGTGGGAAATGGAACGAACAGATATTACCATGAAGCACAAACTTGGGGGTGGTCAGTATGGAGAGGTTTACGTTGGCGTCTGGAAGAAATACAGCCTTACAGTTGCTGTGAAAACATTGAAG GAAGATACTATGGAGGTGGAGGAATTTCTCAAGGAAGCTGCAGTGATGAAGGAAATCAAGCATCCTAACCTGGTACAGCTATTAG GTGTGTGTACCTTGGAGCCACCATTTTACATTGTGACTGAATACATGCCTTATGGGAACTTGCTTGATTATCTCCGAGAATGCAACCGAGAAGAGGTGACTGCAGTTGTACTGCTTTACATGGCCACTCAGATCTCGTCTGCAATGGAGTATTTAGAGAAGAAGAATTTCATCCACAG GGATCTTGCAGCTCGTAACTGCCTGGTGGGAGAAAACCATGTGGTGAAAGTGGCTGATTTTGGCTTAAGTAGACTGATGACCGGAGACACCTATACTGCTCATGCTGGAGCCAAATTTCCTATTAAATGGACAGCACCAGAGAGTCTTGCCTACAATACTTTCTCAATTAAATCTGACGTCTGGG CTTTTGGGGTGCTCTTATGGGAAATTGCTACATATGGAATGTCACCATATCCAGGTATTGACCTGTCTCAGGTCTATGATCTACTGGAAAAAGGATACCGAATGGAGCAGCCTGAAGGATGTCCCCCTAAGGTGTATGAACTTATGAGAGCAT GCTGGAAGTGGAGCCCTGCCGACAGGCCCTCTTTTGCAGAAACACATCAAGCTTTTGAAACCATGTTCCACGACTCTAGCATTTCTGAAG AGGTTGCTGAGGAGCTTGGGAGGGCCGCCGCCGCCTCGTCTGTGGTTCCATATCTGCCTCGACTGCCTCTGCTTCCTTCCAAGACCCGGACGCTGAAGAAGCAGGGGGAGAACAAGGAGAACATCGAGGGGGCACAAGATGCCACAGAAGATTCTGCTTCCAGTTCAGCACCAG ggttCATTAGAAGTGCACAGGCCCCCAGTGGGTCCCCAGCACTGCCTCGAAAGCAGAGAGACAAGTCACCCAGCAGCCTCTTGGAAGATGCCAAAGAGACATGCTTCACCAGAGATAGGAAGGGAGGCTTCTTCAGCTCCTTTATGAAAAAGAGAAACGCTCCCACACCCCCCAAACGCAGCAGCTCCTTCCGAGAAATGGAGAACCAGCCCCACAAGAAATACGAACTGACGG GGCTTCCAGAGCAGGATAGGATGGCAATGACCCTTCCCAGGAACTGCCAGAGGTCCAAACTCCAGCTGGAAAGGACAGTGTCCACCTCTTCTCAGCCAGAAGAGAATGTGGACAGGGCCAATGACACGCTTCCAAAAAAATCAGAGGAAGGTGCCGCTCCGACCAGGGAGAGACCAAAAGCCAAACTTCTGCCCAGAGGAGGCACCGCTCTTCCTCTCAGAACCCCCTCTGGGGATCCAGCCACTACAGAGAAGGATTCTCCAGGGTTGGGGGTGGCTGGAGTGGCAGCTGCCCCCAAGAGCAAGGAGAGGAATGGTGGGGCACGACTTGGCATGGCTGGAGTCCCAGAGGATGGCGAGCAGACCGGCTGGGCTTCTCCAGCCAAGACTGCCGCGGTCCTCCCAACCACTCATAACCACAAAGTGCCCGTCCTTATCTCACCCACTCTGAAGCACACTCCAGCTGACGTGCAGCTCATTGGCACAGACTCTCAGGGGAATAAATTCAAGCTCTTATCAGAGCATCAGGTCACTTCCTCTGGAGACAAGGACCGACCCCGCCGGGTAAAACCAAAGtgtgccccgcccccaccaccagtGATGAGACTACTGCAGCATCCGTCCGTGTGCTCAGACTCCACGGAAGAGCCAGCCGCCCCGACTGCAGTCCAGCCCAAGTCAGAAAcacaggagggagggaaaaaggcGGCTCCAGGGGCGGTGCCCACCAGTGGGAAAGCTGGGAGGCCTGTGATGCCTCCACCTCAAGTGCCTCTGCCCACATCTTCCGGCTCGCCAGCCAAAATGGCCAATGGCACAGCAGGTACTAAAGTGGCTCTGAGAAAAACCAAACAGGCGGCCGAGAAAATCTCAGCCGACAAAATCAGCAAGGAGGCCCTGCTGGAATGTGCCGACCTACTGTCCAGTGCCATCACGGAACCTGTGCCCAACAGCCAGCTGGTGGACACTGGCCACCAGCTGCTCGACTACTGCTCAGGCTACGTGGACTGCATCCCTCAAACTCGCAACAAATTTGCCTTCCGAGAGGCTGTGAGCAAACTGGAACTCAgcctgcaggagctgcaggtgtCTTCTGCAGCCGCTGGCGTGCCCGGGGCAAACCCTGTCCTTAACAACTTACTGTCATGTGTACAGGAAATCAGTGATGTGGTGCAGAGGTAG
- the ABL2 gene encoding tyrosine-protein kinase ABL2 isoform X4, with protein MGQQVGRVGEAPGLQQSQPRGIRGSSAARPSGRRRDLVGRTAEAGFNIFTQHDHFASCLEDGFEGDKTGGSSPEALHRPYGCDVEPQALNEAIRWSSKENLLGATESDPNLFVALYDFVASGDNTLSITKGEKLRVLGYNQNGEWSEVRSKNGQGWVPSNYITPVNSLEKHSWYHGPVSRSAAEYLLSSLINGSFLVRESESSPGQLSISLRYEGRVYHYRINTTTDGKVYVTAESRFSTLAELVHHHSTVADGLVTTLHYPAPKCNKPTVYGVSPIHDKWEMERTDITMKHKLGGGQYGEVYVGVWKKYSLTVAVKTLKEDTMEVEEFLKEAAVMKEIKHPNLVQLLGVCTLEPPFYIVTEYMPYGNLLDYLRECNREEVTAVVLLYMATQISSAMEYLEKKNFIHRDLAARNCLVGENHVVKVADFGLSRLMTGDTYTAHAGAKFPIKWTAPESLAYNTFSIKSDVWAFGVLLWEIATYGMSPYPGIDLSQVYDLLEKGYRMEQPEGCPPKVYELMRACWKWSPADRPSFAETHQAFETMFHDSSISEEVAEELGRAAAASSVVPYLPRLPLLPSKTRTLKKQGENKENIEGAQDATEDSASSSAPGFIRSAQAPSGSPALPRKQRDKSPSSLLEDAKETCFTRDRKGGFFSSFMKKRNAPTPPKRSSSFREMENQPHKKYELTGLPEQDRMAMTLPRNCQRSKLQLERTVSTSSQPEENVDRANDTLPKKSEEGAAPTRERPKAKLLPRGGTALPLRTPSGDPATTEKDSPGLGVAGVAAAPKSKERNGGARLGMAGVPEDGEQTGWASPAKTAAVLPTTHNHKVPVLISPTLKHTPADVQLIGTDSQGNKFKLLSEHQVTSSGDKDRPRRVKPKCAPPPPPVMRLLQHPSVCSDSTEEPAAPTAVQPKSETQEGGKKAAPGAVPTSGKAGRPVMPPPQVPLPTSSGSPAKMANGTAGTKVALRKTKQAAEKISADKISKEALLECADLLSSAITEPVPNSQLVDTGHQLLDYCSGYVDCIPQTRNKFAFREAVSKLELSLQELQVSSAAAGVPGANPVLNNLLSCVQEISDVVQR; from the exons atCACTTTGCCAGCTGTTTGGAGGATGGATTTGAGGGAGACAAGACTGGAGGCAGTAGTCCAG AAGCCTTGCATCGCCCCTACGGTTGTGATGTTGAACCCCAGGCCCTGAACGAAGCCATCAGGTGGAGCTCCAAGGAGAACCTGCTTGGAGCCACCGAGAGTGACCCTAATCTCTTTGTTGCACTTTATGATTTTGTAGCAAGTGGTGATAACACACTCAGCATCACTAAAG GTGAAAAGCTCCGAGTCCTTGGTTACAACCAGAATGGAGAGTGGAGCGAAGTTCGCTCTAAGAATGGCCAAGGCTGGGTGCCAAGCAACTACATCACCCCTGTGAACAGCCTGGAAAAACATTCCTGGTATCATGGACCTGTGTCTCGCAGTGCAGCAGAGTACCTACTCAGCAGTCTGATCAATGGCAGCTTCCTGGTGCGAGAGAGTGAGAGCAGCCCCGGGCAGCTGTCAATCTCGCTCAGGTACGAGGGGCGTGTGTATCACTACAGGATCAATACCACCACAGATGGCAAG GTATACGTAACTGCTGAGAGCCGCTTCAGCACCTTGGCCGAGCTTGTTCACCATCACTCCACGGTGGCTGATGGGCTGGTGACAACCCTACACTATCCAGCACCCAAGTGTAATAAGCCTACAGTCTACGGTGTGTCCCCCATCCACGACAAGTGGGAAATGGAACGAACAGATATTACCATGAAGCACAAACTTGGGGGTGGTCAGTATGGAGAGGTTTACGTTGGCGTCTGGAAGAAATACAGCCTTACAGTTGCTGTGAAAACATTGAAG GAAGATACTATGGAGGTGGAGGAATTTCTCAAGGAAGCTGCAGTGATGAAGGAAATCAAGCATCCTAACCTGGTACAGCTATTAG GTGTGTGTACCTTGGAGCCACCATTTTACATTGTGACTGAATACATGCCTTATGGGAACTTGCTTGATTATCTCCGAGAATGCAACCGAGAAGAGGTGACTGCAGTTGTACTGCTTTACATGGCCACTCAGATCTCGTCTGCAATGGAGTATTTAGAGAAGAAGAATTTCATCCACAG GGATCTTGCAGCTCGTAACTGCCTGGTGGGAGAAAACCATGTGGTGAAAGTGGCTGATTTTGGCTTAAGTAGACTGATGACCGGAGACACCTATACTGCTCATGCTGGAGCCAAATTTCCTATTAAATGGACAGCACCAGAGAGTCTTGCCTACAATACTTTCTCAATTAAATCTGACGTCTGGG CTTTTGGGGTGCTCTTATGGGAAATTGCTACATATGGAATGTCACCATATCCAGGTATTGACCTGTCTCAGGTCTATGATCTACTGGAAAAAGGATACCGAATGGAGCAGCCTGAAGGATGTCCCCCTAAGGTGTATGAACTTATGAGAGCAT GCTGGAAGTGGAGCCCTGCCGACAGGCCCTCTTTTGCAGAAACACATCAAGCTTTTGAAACCATGTTCCACGACTCTAGCATTTCTGAAG AGGTTGCTGAGGAGCTTGGGAGGGCCGCCGCCGCCTCGTCTGTGGTTCCATATCTGCCTCGACTGCCTCTGCTTCCTTCCAAGACCCGGACGCTGAAGAAGCAGGGGGAGAACAAGGAGAACATCGAGGGGGCACAAGATGCCACAGAAGATTCTGCTTCCAGTTCAGCACCAG ggttCATTAGAAGTGCACAGGCCCCCAGTGGGTCCCCAGCACTGCCTCGAAAGCAGAGAGACAAGTCACCCAGCAGCCTCTTGGAAGATGCCAAAGAGACATGCTTCACCAGAGATAGGAAGGGAGGCTTCTTCAGCTCCTTTATGAAAAAGAGAAACGCTCCCACACCCCCCAAACGCAGCAGCTCCTTCCGAGAAATGGAGAACCAGCCCCACAAGAAATACGAACTGACGG GGCTTCCAGAGCAGGATAGGATGGCAATGACCCTTCCCAGGAACTGCCAGAGGTCCAAACTCCAGCTGGAAAGGACAGTGTCCACCTCTTCTCAGCCAGAAGAGAATGTGGACAGGGCCAATGACACGCTTCCAAAAAAATCAGAGGAAGGTGCCGCTCCGACCAGGGAGAGACCAAAAGCCAAACTTCTGCCCAGAGGAGGCACCGCTCTTCCTCTCAGAACCCCCTCTGGGGATCCAGCCACTACAGAGAAGGATTCTCCAGGGTTGGGGGTGGCTGGAGTGGCAGCTGCCCCCAAGAGCAAGGAGAGGAATGGTGGGGCACGACTTGGCATGGCTGGAGTCCCAGAGGATGGCGAGCAGACCGGCTGGGCTTCTCCAGCCAAGACTGCCGCGGTCCTCCCAACCACTCATAACCACAAAGTGCCCGTCCTTATCTCACCCACTCTGAAGCACACTCCAGCTGACGTGCAGCTCATTGGCACAGACTCTCAGGGGAATAAATTCAAGCTCTTATCAGAGCATCAGGTCACTTCCTCTGGAGACAAGGACCGACCCCGCCGGGTAAAACCAAAGtgtgccccgcccccaccaccagtGATGAGACTACTGCAGCATCCGTCCGTGTGCTCAGACTCCACGGAAGAGCCAGCCGCCCCGACTGCAGTCCAGCCCAAGTCAGAAAcacaggagggagggaaaaaggcGGCTCCAGGGGCGGTGCCCACCAGTGGGAAAGCTGGGAGGCCTGTGATGCCTCCACCTCAAGTGCCTCTGCCCACATCTTCCGGCTCGCCAGCCAAAATGGCCAATGGCACAGCAGGTACTAAAGTGGCTCTGAGAAAAACCAAACAGGCGGCCGAGAAAATCTCAGCCGACAAAATCAGCAAGGAGGCCCTGCTGGAATGTGCCGACCTACTGTCCAGTGCCATCACGGAACCTGTGCCCAACAGCCAGCTGGTGGACACTGGCCACCAGCTGCTCGACTACTGCTCAGGCTACGTGGACTGCATCCCTCAAACTCGCAACAAATTTGCCTTCCGAGAGGCTGTGAGCAAACTGGAACTCAgcctgcaggagctgcaggtgtCTTCTGCAGCCGCTGGCGTGCCCGGGGCAAACCCTGTCCTTAACAACTTACTGTCATGTGTACAGGAAATCAGTGATGTGGTGCAGAGGTAG